The following coding sequences lie in one Porphyromonas asaccharolytica DSM 20707 genomic window:
- a CDS encoding RelA/SpoT family protein produces the protein MEDIYPVDYSNSTLSDEEMIQREYDALIYDYEHSNHRKKVEVIQRAFTFARMAHEGVRRKSGEPYIMHPLAVARIVCREIGLGSTSIVSTLLHDVVEDTEYTEEDIEQLFGPKVAQIVIGLTKISSEILAERNIESLQAENFRKLILTMNADIRVILIKIADRLHNMRTLSSMPEHKKLKITGETLYIYAPLAHRLGLFAIKTELEELVFKHEHPKAYEDICNQIIDTEQSRAELFKQFSTPIHPLLKARGLDYEMKTRVKSCYSIWKKMQKKQIPFQEIYDLYAVRIIFEETPGLNVKETCWGIYTDITSLYRVNNERTRDWVAQPKSNGYRALHFTVMGPTGKWIEVQVRSRRMDEIDERGLAAHWKYKSDGVEEDQEITKFLDQISELLENPDSSAMDFLDTIKLNLYGDDIMVFTPKGDPITLPHESTPLDFAYALHSTLGQTCIGAKVNHKLVPLSHTLQSGDQVEIISSNNQKPSALWLKYVKTAKAKSKINEFLRIERRKLISQGEESVINYFEQHDLSVDAGHMDLVASLFGFHKREDLFYAVGSGTVNLVDSLYKRIKSSKSNRFFKSVKEALMGKQDAIPKPTESISQISEIDYKKPYLLQSDAIKSNYVMADDCNPLPGDEVVAFVIDNQVVVHRRTCTEAMRLKSSTGNKLLSTIWGDQGATLFTGSIMIEGIDSKGILNGIVQVITEDFLINIASVQLQTQDGIFGGKVGLEVHSAEQVEQLCNALKQAPGISNAYRIY, from the coding sequence ATGGAAGACATTTACCCTGTAGATTATAGTAACTCGACACTCTCCGATGAGGAGATGATACAGCGAGAGTACGATGCGCTGATCTATGACTATGAGCACTCAAATCACCGCAAGAAGGTGGAGGTGATACAACGTGCCTTTACCTTCGCACGGATGGCTCACGAGGGGGTTAGGCGCAAGAGCGGAGAGCCTTACATCATGCATCCGCTCGCAGTAGCTCGTATCGTGTGCCGTGAGATAGGACTCGGCTCTACATCTATCGTCTCTACCCTACTCCACGATGTGGTAGAGGATACAGAGTACACGGAGGAGGATATAGAGCAGCTCTTCGGTCCCAAAGTGGCACAGATCGTGATCGGACTGACCAAGATAAGTAGCGAGATACTGGCCGAGAGAAACATAGAGAGCCTCCAGGCGGAGAACTTTCGCAAGCTAATCCTAACGATGAATGCAGACATTCGTGTGATCCTTATTAAGATTGCCGACCGTCTGCACAACATGCGTACCCTGAGCTCAATGCCTGAGCATAAGAAGCTCAAGATAACGGGGGAAACTCTCTACATCTATGCTCCGCTAGCTCACCGTCTAGGGCTTTTCGCTATTAAAACGGAGTTAGAAGAGCTAGTCTTCAAGCATGAGCACCCGAAGGCTTACGAGGATATCTGCAACCAGATTATCGACACGGAGCAGTCTCGTGCTGAGCTATTCAAGCAGTTTAGCACGCCTATTCACCCCCTTCTCAAAGCTCGTGGACTAGACTATGAGATGAAGACGCGTGTCAAGTCTTGCTACTCGATCTGGAAGAAGATGCAGAAGAAGCAGATCCCCTTTCAAGAGATATATGACCTCTATGCGGTACGTATTATCTTTGAAGAGACGCCTGGACTCAATGTCAAGGAGACTTGCTGGGGTATCTACACCGACATCACGAGCCTCTATCGTGTCAATAATGAGCGGACTCGTGACTGGGTCGCGCAGCCTAAGAGCAATGGCTACCGAGCATTACACTTTACGGTCATGGGACCCACGGGTAAGTGGATCGAGGTACAAGTGCGCAGTCGCAGGATGGACGAGATAGACGAGCGTGGACTAGCAGCTCACTGGAAGTATAAGTCCGATGGTGTGGAGGAGGATCAGGAGATCACCAAGTTCCTAGACCAAATCAGCGAGCTTCTAGAGAACCCCGACTCGAGTGCTATGGACTTCCTCGATACGATCAAGCTCAATCTCTACGGAGATGACATCATGGTCTTTACGCCTAAGGGGGATCCGATCACGCTTCCTCACGAAAGTACCCCGCTAGACTTTGCCTATGCTCTCCACTCGACACTCGGACAAACTTGTATCGGTGCCAAGGTCAATCATAAGCTGGTACCTCTCAGTCATACATTGCAGAGTGGAGACCAAGTGGAGATCATCTCTAGTAACAACCAAAAACCATCGGCTCTATGGCTCAAGTATGTCAAAACGGCCAAGGCTAAGAGCAAGATCAATGAGTTCCTCCGCATAGAGCGTCGTAAGCTAATCAGCCAAGGTGAGGAGAGTGTGATCAACTACTTCGAGCAGCACGATCTCTCTGTCGATGCGGGACATATGGATCTCGTCGCATCTCTCTTTGGCTTTCACAAGCGTGAGGACCTTTTCTACGCTGTCGGCTCTGGCACGGTCAATCTTGTGGACTCGCTCTACAAGCGGATTAAGTCGAGCAAGAGCAATCGCTTCTTCAAGTCGGTCAAGGAGGCGCTCATGGGCAAGCAAGACGCTATACCCAAACCTACAGAGTCCATCTCTCAGATCAGTGAGATAGACTACAAGAAGCCTTACCTCCTTCAGAGCGACGCCATCAAGAGCAACTACGTCATGGCTGACGACTGCAATCCCCTACCGGGAGATGAGGTGGTAGCCTTCGTCATAGACAACCAAGTCGTAGTACACCGACGCACCTGTACCGAGGCTATGCGCCTCAAAAGCAGCACCGGCAATAAGCTCCTCTCGACTATCTGGGGCGATCAGGGCGCTACCCTCTTCACGGGCTCTATAATGATCGAGGGTATCGACTCTAAGGGTATCCTCAATGGGATCGTACAGGTGATCACGGAAGACTTTCTGATCAACATCGCCTCCGTACAGCTTCAGACGCAAGATGGCATCTTCGGAGGAAAGGTGGGACTGGAGGTGCACTCAGCTGAGCAAGTGGAGCAACTGTGCAATGCGCTCAAGCAGGCTCCAGGCATTAGCAATGCCTACCGTATCTACTGA
- the bioD gene encoding dethiobiotin synthase — translation MKSNTRQLLSPPDRLYVCGIDTDIGKTYGTAFLIRTLREAGYTACTSMKLVQTGCHEISEDIETHRRLLGEPLSEWDHQGLTCPYLYSYPCSPHLAARMDGGEIDPKRLNEATRHLQELGAKPLLVECAGGLMVPLTEQLLTIDYIAQQEDPQVALVTNGKLGSINHTLLSIDACMHRGIEVRYLMYNVYPEQDATIEHETITYLQGWLEEHLPSCLFMKMPIVG, via the coding sequence ATGAAGAGTAACACACGACAATTACTATCCCCTCCTGATCGGCTCTACGTATGTGGTATCGACACAGACATCGGCAAGACCTATGGCACAGCCTTCCTTATACGTACGCTCAGAGAGGCTGGCTATACAGCCTGTACCTCTATGAAGTTGGTGCAAACGGGATGTCACGAGATAAGTGAAGATATAGAGACACATCGTCGTCTACTCGGAGAGCCTCTCTCGGAGTGGGACCATCAGGGGCTCACCTGCCCCTATCTCTACAGTTACCCCTGCTCGCCACATCTTGCAGCACGTATGGATGGTGGAGAGATAGACCCCAAGCGACTCAACGAAGCTACCCGTCATCTGCAAGAACTGGGAGCTAAGCCACTACTCGTAGAGTGTGCTGGCGGACTGATGGTACCACTCACTGAGCAGCTCCTCACGATAGACTACATAGCGCAGCAGGAGGATCCACAGGTAGCACTCGTCACCAATGGCAAGCTGGGTAGCATCAACCACACGCTACTCAGTATCGATGCTTGCATGCACCGGGGCATTGAGGTGCGATACCTTATGTACAATGTGTATCCTGAGCAAGACGCAACGATAGAGCATGAGACCATCACCTATCTCCAGGGATGGCTCGAGGAGCATCTGCCCTCTTGCCTCTTTATGAAGATGCCTATAGTTGGCTAA
- a CDS encoding GlsB/YeaQ/YmgE family stress response membrane protein: protein MGLLWSLLIGLAAGAIAGWIMRGQSLGFLWNIIIGMLGGVVGGWVYTLFGATEGTSWWAQLVCAVVGACVILFVVGLFNKKKK from the coding sequence ATGGGATTACTTTGGAGTTTACTAATAGGTCTAGCTGCGGGAGCCATCGCAGGTTGGATCATGCGTGGACAGTCTCTAGGGTTCTTATGGAACATCATCATCGGTATGCTCGGTGGTGTCGTCGGAGGCTGGGTCTACACGCTCTTTGGGGCAACTGAAGGAACCTCCTGGTGGGCACAACTCGTGTGTGCTGTCGTAGGAGCCTGTGTCATCCTATTTGTCGTAGGGCTATTTAATAAGAAGAAAAAGTAG
- the rd gene encoding rubredoxin encodes MKKYVCDVCGHVYDPAEGDPDSGIAPGTPFEDLPDDWECPLCGVSKDQFSPMED; translated from the coding sequence ATGAAAAAGTACGTTTGCGATGTATGTGGCCATGTATATGACCCTGCAGAGGGCGATCCCGATAGCGGTATAGCTCCAGGCACACCTTTTGAGGATTTGCCCGATGATTGGGAGTGCCCACTGTGTGGCGTATCAAAGGATCAGTTCTCTCCAATGGAGGACTAA
- a CDS encoding TolC family protein: MRQQTHLISGWRYMMLPYLLLLTLTLSAQQPDTLVLTLDESIALGLEQSPMVLGKDVALVNQMYAEREAQSALYPQLSLSGNYGYTLKKQRIYFDGMPGMGSMPGMEDGIEVGRTHNIQLGLQAGMPLVNATLWKALQINRKQVDLALQQATQSRQELVGQIKKAFYTVLLAQESCETLQQSMRNAELNLERVTQRYEAGLVAEYDKMRAEVQYANIKPSVLQAEQGVDLAYMQLAVLLGLDPHTGLRLVGHLEDYQAESQQLIAQVPTTDSLWLTTNPTLRALELQQQIADESIKLSKLSWVPSISLGANYNYNFSSNDFDLSKSRLWVPFSVVSLQFQFPIFTGLKNYYTTRQAKGRALLLKLQRQDAERSLTLGMQSQRDKARKAQEQYSTATQIQATAERGYTIAQRMYDKGMGTLLEVNDAELALLQARLNQTQALYDYLIAGVEIEQLIAPETPLSSDRSDDYEERLNSIKRMTRYF, translated from the coding sequence ATGAGACAACAGACACATCTCATCTCTGGGTGGCGCTATATGATGCTACCGTACTTATTACTGCTGACGCTGACGCTCTCGGCGCAGCAACCTGACACACTCGTGCTGACGCTAGACGAGAGCATCGCTCTCGGACTGGAGCAGAGCCCCATGGTGCTGGGTAAGGATGTCGCTCTGGTCAATCAGATGTATGCCGAGCGGGAGGCGCAGAGTGCACTCTACCCGCAGCTATCGCTCTCGGGCAACTACGGCTATACGCTCAAGAAGCAGCGCATCTACTTCGACGGGATGCCTGGTATGGGCTCTATGCCTGGTATGGAAGATGGTATTGAGGTGGGACGTACGCACAATATACAGCTGGGGCTACAAGCTGGTATGCCACTCGTCAATGCGACGCTCTGGAAGGCACTGCAGATCAACCGCAAGCAAGTTGACTTAGCACTACAGCAAGCTACTCAGTCTCGTCAGGAGTTGGTCGGGCAGATCAAGAAAGCGTTCTATACAGTGCTCCTCGCACAGGAGTCTTGTGAGACATTGCAGCAGAGCATGCGCAATGCGGAGCTGAACCTCGAGCGCGTCACGCAGCGGTACGAAGCGGGGCTCGTGGCGGAGTACGACAAGATGCGCGCTGAGGTACAGTACGCCAACATCAAGCCCTCAGTGCTGCAGGCAGAGCAGGGCGTTGACCTAGCCTATATGCAGTTGGCGGTGCTACTAGGACTAGACCCTCACACAGGTCTGCGACTGGTGGGGCACCTCGAGGACTACCAAGCCGAGAGCCAGCAACTCATAGCGCAGGTGCCAACGACCGACTCGCTATGGCTTACGACCAATCCAACCTTGCGAGCACTAGAGCTACAGCAGCAGATAGCGGACGAGAGTATCAAGCTTTCCAAGCTGAGCTGGGTGCCTTCGATATCGTTAGGAGCAAACTACAATTACAACTTCTCGTCAAACGACTTTGACCTCTCGAAGAGTCGTCTCTGGGTTCCCTTCTCCGTCGTGAGCCTGCAGTTTCAATTTCCCATCTTTACAGGGCTGAAGAACTACTACACGACGCGACAAGCTAAGGGGCGCGCTTTGCTCTTGAAGCTCCAGCGACAAGATGCTGAGCGGTCGCTCACGCTCGGTATGCAGAGCCAGCGAGACAAAGCACGTAAGGCGCAGGAGCAGTACAGTACAGCGACACAGATACAGGCGACAGCCGAGCGGGGCTACACCATCGCGCAGCGTATGTACGACAAGGGCATGGGTACGCTCCTAGAGGTCAACGATGCTGAGCTGGCACTACTACAAGCTCGTCTCAACCAGACACAAGCGCTCTACGACTACCTAATAGCGGGTGTGGAGATAGAGCAGCTCATAGCCCCCGAGACACCACTCTCCTCCGACAGAAGCGATGATTACGAGGAGCGTCTCAACTCGATCAAACGAATGACACGATACTTCTAA
- a CDS encoding efflux RND transporter periplasmic adaptor subunit — MFLSIRTLAPIALSLALVSLTSCQSASKEGKTTFSHTIDSTDIKHVEVATVSVQTLPDLQEYTSTVEAKVTNKIAPQMASRIKRIYVEVGQQVSRGQLLAEMDHSQLEQARLQLEERKSALARIDELYKIGGISQSDWEATQRALTLAQTSYNNIRENTQLRSPISGVVTARNYDAGDMMSPQMPLLVVEQVNPVVLRVNPSERYYGQMTKGMPVTITSESLPDETFAGKISLKYPTINPQTHTFTMEVEATNPERKLVPGQYARVSINLGDKEYTVVPTESIVKQIGSAEQCVYIVRDGIAHRQVVVVERTVGKYTAISEGVSSGDVVVTTGASILSDQMPVQISQAQK, encoded by the coding sequence ATGTTTCTCTCTATACGTACACTTGCTCCGATAGCACTGAGCCTAGCACTTGTCTCTCTTACCAGTTGTCAGTCGGCGAGCAAGGAGGGCAAGACGACCTTTTCGCACACGATCGACTCGACAGACATCAAGCATGTAGAGGTGGCGACCGTATCGGTGCAGACGCTCCCAGACCTGCAAGAGTACACCAGCACGGTCGAGGCTAAGGTGACTAACAAGATAGCTCCGCAGATGGCCTCCCGCATCAAGCGCATCTATGTAGAGGTGGGGCAGCAGGTCTCTCGTGGTCAGCTCCTCGCTGAGATGGATCACAGTCAGCTGGAGCAGGCACGTCTGCAGCTCGAGGAGCGCAAGAGTGCACTGGCTCGTATAGACGAACTATACAAGATAGGCGGTATCTCCCAGTCGGACTGGGAGGCGACGCAGCGAGCCCTCACACTGGCTCAGACGAGCTACAATAATATAAGGGAGAATACACAGCTTCGTAGCCCTATCTCAGGGGTGGTCACAGCGCGCAACTACGATGCGGGCGATATGATGTCGCCACAGATGCCTCTGCTCGTCGTGGAGCAGGTCAACCCAGTGGTGCTACGGGTCAATCCCTCGGAGCGTTACTACGGGCAAATGACCAAAGGGATGCCGGTGACGATCACTTCGGAGTCCCTGCCTGACGAGACTTTTGCTGGTAAGATTTCGCTGAAGTATCCGACGATCAATCCACAGACTCACACCTTTACGATGGAAGTCGAGGCAACCAATCCTGAGCGCAAGCTGGTGCCTGGACAGTACGCTCGCGTCTCGATCAACCTAGGTGACAAGGAGTACACGGTAGTCCCCACAGAGAGCATTGTTAAGCAGATAGGCAGCGCTGAGCAGTGCGTCTACATCGTACGAGACGGCATCGCCCATCGGCAGGTAGTCGTCGTAGAGCGTACCGTCGGCAAGTACACAGCGATCAGCGAGGGTGTCTCCTCAGGCGATGTCGTAGTCACCACTGGAGCCAGCATCCTATCCGATCAGATGCCTGTACAGATTTCGCAGGCTCAGAAGTAA